The following proteins are co-located in the Paenibacillus sp. FSL H8-0079 genome:
- a CDS encoding polysaccharide deacetylase family protein, with translation MTVRVQQERAGERGSIPPSTSRTKTHKRRKIRYGRISIALMLLVLFVTGITYVFLGMTHWIKSVVAPPPITVIEQPAKLGMIQVTPDAKEEPARFQGQVRKLAYITFDDGPTEYTEQLLDILKQHEAKATFFMIGRQLNQHPDAVKRLLKEGSYPGLHSMTHNYKKLYKSGSSANFVKEFKKEQKMVQDLIGFTPHLIRAPYGSSPQIGETFRGDIAAAGFKMWDWTTDSLDWNLPGQPDKIVARVSKSVHRDKEVILMHEREQTVQALPRILKLLEDRGYEFEVYDPDAHWVANFSGDSRL, from the coding sequence ATGACAGTGAGAGTCCAACAAGAGAGAGCGGGAGAACGTGGCAGTATTCCGCCTAGCACAAGTCGCACGAAAACACATAAACGAAGAAAAATCCGGTATGGAAGGATTAGCATAGCTCTAATGCTCCTGGTACTGTTCGTTACCGGTATTACATATGTATTCCTTGGCATGACGCATTGGATCAAAAGCGTTGTGGCGCCGCCTCCGATTACTGTAATCGAACAGCCCGCCAAGCTCGGTATGATACAAGTTACTCCGGATGCGAAGGAGGAGCCGGCACGGTTCCAGGGCCAGGTTCGCAAATTGGCATACATAACGTTTGATGATGGGCCAACTGAATATACGGAACAACTGCTGGATATATTGAAGCAGCATGAGGCGAAAGCTACCTTTTTCATGATCGGACGTCAGTTGAATCAGCATCCTGATGCAGTGAAACGGTTGCTGAAGGAAGGTAGTTATCCTGGACTCCACAGTATGACGCATAACTATAAAAAGCTGTATAAGAGCGGCAGTTCTGCAAACTTTGTGAAAGAGTTTAAGAAAGAGCAGAAGATGGTGCAGGACCTGATTGGTTTTACACCTCATCTGATTCGTGCACCTTATGGCAGCAGCCCACAGATCGGTGAAACGTTCAGAGGTGACATTGCGGCAGCGGGGTTCAAAATGTGGGATTGGACGACAGATTCACTCGATTGGAATCTTCCCGGTCAGCCGGATAAGATTGTGGCTCGCGTGAGCAAAAGTGTACATCGGGACAAGGAAGTAATTCTGATGCATGAGCGCGAGCAGACGGTTCAGGCATTGCCACGTATTCTGAAACTGCTGGAAGATCGGGGCTACGAGTTCGAAGTATACGATCCGGATGCACACTGGGTAGCCAATTTTAGCGGAGATAGCCGCTTGTAA
- the sigK gene encoding RNA polymerase sporulation sigma factor SigK, whose protein sequence is MPGLFTAIALFIKELTLLVSYVKNNAFPQPLAEDDEAKHLRLMAEGNAHSRNLLIEHNLRLVAHIVKKFDNTGEDQEDLISIGTIGLIKAIESFQQGKGTKLATFAARCIENEILMHLRSLKKTRKDVSLHDPIGTDKEGNEITLIDILGTEADDVVDKVQLKIEKSKIYRNLDILDDREKEVVIGRFGLEAGGEERTQREIAKELGISRSYVSRIEKRALMKLYHEFYKQK, encoded by the coding sequence GTGCCCGGATTGTTTACCGCAATTGCTCTATTCATTAAAGAGTTAACGTTACTCGTCTCGTATGTCAAAAATAATGCGTTCCCCCAGCCACTGGCTGAGGATGATGAAGCCAAACATTTACGCCTCATGGCTGAAGGCAATGCCCACTCCCGCAATTTGCTCATTGAACACAATCTGCGCCTCGTCGCGCATATCGTCAAGAAGTTCGACAATACGGGTGAAGATCAGGAAGATCTGATTTCCATCGGAACCATTGGTTTAATCAAAGCCATCGAAAGTTTTCAACAAGGCAAAGGAACCAAACTCGCTACGTTTGCAGCGAGATGTATTGAAAACGAGATACTTATGCACCTTCGTTCCCTAAAGAAAACACGTAAAGACGTATCCCTGCATGACCCCATTGGTACGGACAAAGAAGGCAACGAAATTACGCTAATCGATATCCTCGGAACGGAAGCCGACGACGTTGTAGATAAAGTGCAGCTCAAGATTGAAAAAAGCAAAATTTATCGCAATCTCGACATCCTGGATGATCGGGAGAAGGAAGTTGTAATCGGTCGATTCGGCCTGGAAGCAGGTGGGGAAGAACGAACTCAACGCGAGATTGCCAAGGAACTGGGCATTTCACGCTCTTATGTATCGCGGATTGAGAAGCGTGCGTTAATGAAGCTGTATCATGAGTTTTATAAGCAAAAATAA
- a CDS encoding DUF2975 domain-containing protein — MNGIEFKAKPGLKRMHIALMIGYWGGIGLLIAMLSFNLWIGLKPQELFYAEKGIAHWFFSLPLSDTVTKSVMVPFTYFQPINPDMFDAKTAYLVVSLTNTTLIFITYIYSIGQIRNIIGSILSGSSPFSLANATRLRRLGVVVILYSLLAKLLLNILICLFVTRIFSINLGSISLIGIIIGILVLFVSEIFKYGALLQEEHDSTL, encoded by the coding sequence ATGAACGGAATTGAATTCAAAGCCAAGCCTGGCCTCAAAAGAATGCACATTGCACTTATGATCGGATACTGGGGAGGAATCGGGCTGCTCATTGCGATGCTGAGTTTCAATCTATGGATCGGATTAAAACCTCAGGAGCTGTTCTATGCAGAGAAGGGAATCGCACACTGGTTCTTTTCATTACCGTTATCGGATACTGTGACGAAGAGCGTCATGGTGCCTTTCACTTATTTTCAACCGATCAATCCCGATATGTTCGATGCCAAGACCGCTTATCTGGTCGTCAGTTTGACCAACACTACGCTTATCTTCATTACTTACATCTACTCAATTGGTCAGATTCGCAATATAATAGGTAGCATACTTAGCGGAAGCAGCCCGTTTAGCCTGGCGAATGCCACGCGTCTGAGAAGGCTGGGAGTCGTCGTTATCCTGTATTCTTTGCTAGCGAAGCTGCTTCTCAACATTCTGATCTGCCTGTTCGTTACTCGTATCTTCTCCATTAATCTAGGAAGTATCTCTTTAATCGGAATTATCATCGGCATACTCGTGCTGTTCGTCTCCGAGATTTTCAAATATGGCGCTCTTCTGCAGGAAGAGCATGATTCGACTTTATGA
- a CDS encoding YkyA family protein, with translation MLTSKKMALAAVSVLLILLASGCGEPQEPAANQVNQLVLSGQGIDQSLKALTGHEQEDMKLYKTILDKGKNKNSDLEALLDQAAEHIHERRTLLQQAEEAMKQTNEKTLALRSSLKELSFENEETLAQAEKVLDQYEARARAFENFVASYQQSLNADEQLYSLMRESVEPNLVKIKRAIRVRNSEYAQLAEFRKQFNLQTKAFNGANAKLVQMDQAS, from the coding sequence GTGCTAACGAGTAAAAAAATGGCGCTTGCGGCAGTCAGCGTATTGCTAATTCTGCTGGCAAGTGGTTGTGGAGAGCCGCAGGAGCCTGCGGCAAATCAGGTGAACCAATTGGTGCTCAGCGGTCAGGGGATTGACCAGAGTTTGAAGGCACTGACCGGTCATGAGCAGGAAGACATGAAGTTATACAAGACTATTTTAGATAAAGGCAAGAATAAAAACAGTGATCTCGAAGCACTTCTGGATCAGGCAGCAGAGCATATTCATGAACGAAGAACGTTGTTGCAGCAGGCGGAAGAGGCCATGAAACAGACCAATGAGAAGACGTTGGCCCTGCGCAGCTCCCTTAAGGAACTATCATTTGAAAATGAAGAAACGTTGGCCCAGGCTGAGAAGGTGTTGGATCAATATGAAGCAAGAGCGCGTGCATTTGAAAATTTCGTAGCTTCGTATCAGCAGAGTCTGAATGCCGATGAACAGTTATATAGCCTGATGAGAGAAAGTGTGGAACCTAATCTGGTGAAGATCAAGCGAGCCATTCGGGTACGGAATAGCGAATATGCGCAGCTTGCTGAATTCCGTAAGCAATTCAACCTACAGACCAAAGCATTTAACGGAGCCAATGCGAAACTGGTACAGATGGATCAGGCCAGCTAA
- a CDS encoding helix-turn-helix transcriptional regulator, with product MPIIIRLDRVLADKKMKLNDLADKVGISNVNLSNLKTGKVKAIRFSTLEAICEILDCQPGDILEFVPGDSDSREMD from the coding sequence GTGCCGATTATTATACGTCTCGATCGAGTTCTGGCCGACAAAAAAATGAAATTGAATGACCTGGCAGATAAGGTAGGGATCTCAAATGTCAATCTGTCCAATCTGAAAACGGGGAAAGTGAAGGCTATCCGCTTCTCTACCTTGGAAGCAATCTGCGAAATCTTAGATTGTCAGCCGGGAGACATTCTGGAATTTGTTCCAGGCGACAGCGACAGCCGTGAAATGGATTGA
- a CDS encoding DMT family transporter — MTSLNRAGRSIYLLFFVGIIAISFSSIFVRWSTADVAVIAMYRLFLTNLLMLPFVWKYRHEMMRLSLRQWGLLLASGVMLALHFLLWMGSLRLTSVASSTVILALEPILILAGSVWLFKAKINRMMIIGMGIALLGSIVIGAGDFQLAGTALQGDVLSLLGTIAVAVHMLLGQFLRAGLSAFSYNFWVFFVAACTLAVYNLIMGHPFGGYAASEWGIFLLLAIVPTIFGHYLFNWLLQYMNATTVSMGVLGEPVFSSLLAWMLLGESLSALQMSAGVVIIFGVWIFIRYGKTKPQIASTEASVAGKGPIEPTTV; from the coding sequence ATGACAAGCTTGAACCGTGCCGGCAGATCCATCTATCTGCTATTCTTTGTCGGCATTATCGCCATTTCTTTTTCTTCGATCTTTGTACGCTGGTCTACCGCAGATGTTGCGGTCATTGCCATGTACCGTCTATTTTTGACCAATCTGCTGATGCTACCTTTTGTCTGGAAATACAGACATGAGATGATGCGTCTGAGCTTACGGCAATGGGGTTTGCTGCTTGCATCCGGTGTGATGCTAGCCCTTCATTTCCTGCTCTGGATGGGTTCGCTACGGCTCACCAGTGTTGCCAGTTCCACAGTTATTCTCGCGCTGGAGCCTATACTGATTCTTGCCGGTTCGGTATGGCTGTTCAAAGCCAAAATCAACCGCATGATGATCATCGGCATGGGCATCGCCCTGCTTGGATCAATCGTCATTGGTGCCGGTGATTTCCAGTTAGCAGGTACTGCCTTGCAAGGTGATGTCCTGTCTTTGCTTGGCACAATCGCAGTCGCCGTTCATATGCTGCTAGGTCAATTTTTGCGAGCGGGACTTAGTGCATTTTCGTATAACTTCTGGGTGTTCTTCGTGGCTGCTTGCACGCTGGCGGTATATAATCTGATTATGGGCCATCCGTTCGGAGGTTACGCTGCGTCAGAGTGGGGAATCTTCCTGCTGCTCGCCATTGTGCCAACCATCTTTGGACATTATCTCTTCAACTGGCTGCTTCAATATATGAATGCCACAACGGTATCCATGGGCGTACTTGGGGAACCCGTATTCTCTTCATTACTGGCCTGGATGCTGCTCGGCGAATCCCTCAGTGCATTACAAATGTCTGCCGGGGTTGTCATTATATTCGGGGTATGGATTTTCATTCGATATGGCAAAACCAAACCTCAGATTGCTTCAACAGAAGCTTCTGTTGCGGGAAAAGGGCCTATTGAACCTACAACGGTATAA
- a CDS encoding helix-turn-helix domain-containing protein produces the protein MEWQNFDLPMDNVRLRWIGLDVYTFHSGIEHTMFAPDNYELWVIDEGEGVAVVDGQRLTIVPSSSILILPGTILEWEHQPGHIVHAHKLEFDADWQGEPEEHPLAMIGNRVVAIQPLANLMELFDQIAELRTTDMGMSRFRREILLQEAVFHFAVKACVNQPSSTKEAVLRTITHMEENYQHNWKVGELAAIACVGTRQYSHIFRQVTGTSPMDYLHRVRVDHAKRLLRSSSRDMHSIATQVGFKDEFYFSRRFKQQEGVSPSVYVKKHEPRVIGLLFTSHLLALGMTPIGAPDYHLFRNEYVRPYLPEMKPFVWAPYDLEAIREMEPDLILGYEHMTTGEYEQFSTIAEVVRIPWQSQDVYQQLDSVSAVVNKRKRSRDWMEQHQLKVAQTKERLCAAIGLQDTYAALVIDDTGFRVAGDRNMGHVLYRSLQLRPHPLVQQFINDYNGHNAFSEKLPFEELCHYDADRLFIMVNGQNPRAEAAFRKLCRSEVWRSLNAVRNRNVHKVSYDKWWMYTPLAVDGQLDEIVKLVDKGR, from the coding sequence GTGGAGTGGCAGAACTTCGATTTGCCCATGGATAACGTACGATTACGTTGGATTGGGCTTGATGTATATACGTTTCATTCGGGTATAGAACACACGATGTTTGCACCCGACAATTATGAACTATGGGTCATTGATGAGGGAGAAGGCGTTGCCGTTGTGGACGGACAACGCCTTACAATCGTTCCAAGCAGCAGTATTCTGATTCTCCCCGGTACGATCTTGGAGTGGGAGCATCAGCCTGGACATATCGTGCATGCGCATAAGCTAGAGTTTGATGCGGACTGGCAAGGAGAACCAGAGGAACATCCATTGGCAATGATCGGAAACCGAGTGGTTGCAATTCAGCCGTTGGCCAATCTGATGGAACTATTCGATCAAATTGCTGAGCTACGGACGACCGATATGGGGATGAGCCGCTTTAGGCGGGAAATTTTACTGCAAGAAGCGGTTTTTCACTTTGCGGTCAAGGCTTGTGTGAATCAGCCGTCGAGTACCAAGGAGGCTGTGCTGCGGACCATCACTCATATGGAGGAAAATTACCAGCACAATTGGAAGGTGGGCGAGTTGGCTGCTATCGCCTGCGTTGGCACGAGGCAGTATAGTCATATTTTCAGGCAGGTAACAGGAACAAGCCCAATGGATTATTTGCATCGTGTGCGAGTCGACCATGCGAAACGTTTGCTGAGATCATCAAGCCGGGACATGCACTCTATTGCCACACAGGTTGGATTCAAGGACGAATTTTATTTCAGCCGCAGGTTCAAACAGCAAGAAGGCGTGTCTCCAAGCGTCTATGTCAAGAAACATGAGCCGCGTGTTATCGGTCTGCTGTTCACCTCCCATTTGCTTGCACTTGGCATGACACCGATCGGAGCACCGGATTATCATTTATTCCGCAACGAGTACGTTCGCCCGTATTTGCCTGAGATGAAACCGTTTGTGTGGGCACCATACGATCTTGAGGCGATTCGCGAAATGGAGCCTGATCTCATTTTGGGATATGAGCATATGACGACTGGGGAATACGAACAATTTTCCACGATCGCCGAAGTGGTACGCATCCCCTGGCAATCTCAGGACGTATACCAACAGTTAGACAGCGTATCTGCTGTTGTTAACAAACGTAAGAGAAGCAGAGATTGGATGGAACAACATCAGCTTAAGGTTGCCCAGACAAAGGAGCGACTCTGTGCCGCTATCGGATTGCAAGATACGTATGCGGCACTGGTGATCGATGATACAGGCTTTCGCGTGGCAGGTGACCGGAACATGGGGCATGTGCTGTACCGCTCTCTTCAATTGAGACCTCATCCGCTCGTGCAGCAATTCATTAATGACTATAATGGTCATAACGCGTTCTCGGAAAAGCTTCCATTCGAAGAACTCTGTCATTATGACGCGGATCGATTGTTTATCATGGTCAATGGGCAAAACCCGCGTGCCGAAGCCGCCTTTCGCAAACTGTGTCGTTCGGAAGTATGGAGGAGCTTGAATGCTGTTCGTAATAGAAACGTGCATAAGGTATCCTACGACAAATGGTGGATGTACACACCGCTGGCGGTCGATGGGCAATTGGACGAGATCGTTAAGTTGGTGGATAAAGGCCGATAG
- a CDS encoding ADP-ribosylglycohydrolase family protein, with translation MLQKDRFNGCFIGLAAGDALGTTVEFSSPGTFEPVTDIVGGGVFGLEAGQWTDDTSMALCLAESLVRNENFDPADQMRRYTNWYKVGYMSSTGDCFDIGGATRNALERFAITGEAYSGSMDPMTAGNGSIMRLAPIVLAYAKRPKEAVHYAALSSRTTHAATESVEACEVLAAILVAGLRGADKNVMLMPETCRQWREELTFSPAIEEVVRGSYQSKEPPEIKGSGYVVRSLEAALWAFHKSSSFEEGALLAVNLGDDADTTGAVYGQIAGAYYGLSGIPAHWLDKLAMRETFDQLTDALWLKATENR, from the coding sequence ATGCTGCAAAAAGACCGTTTCAATGGCTGCTTCATCGGGCTTGCAGCGGGTGATGCGTTGGGAACTACGGTGGAATTCAGTAGTCCAGGCACGTTCGAACCTGTTACCGATATCGTGGGAGGCGGCGTATTTGGGCTGGAGGCTGGACAGTGGACAGATGACACATCCATGGCTTTGTGTCTGGCAGAAAGTCTGGTACGTAATGAAAACTTCGATCCGGCAGATCAGATGCGCAGATATACCAATTGGTACAAAGTGGGGTATATGAGCAGCACAGGCGATTGCTTCGACATTGGCGGGGCCACACGAAATGCGTTGGAGAGGTTTGCTATAACCGGAGAAGCCTACAGCGGATCAATGGACCCGATGACGGCGGGCAATGGCTCTATTATGAGACTTGCGCCTATCGTGCTGGCTTACGCGAAACGTCCGAAGGAGGCGGTTCATTATGCAGCGCTTAGCTCCCGTACAACACACGCTGCAACGGAAAGTGTGGAGGCATGTGAAGTACTGGCTGCGATACTTGTTGCTGGCCTGCGTGGAGCGGACAAGAACGTCATGCTGATGCCGGAGACATGTCGACAGTGGAGGGAAGAGCTTACTTTTTCCCCCGCAATTGAAGAGGTTGTCAGGGGTTCGTATCAGAGCAAAGAACCGCCCGAAATCAAGGGCAGTGGCTATGTGGTTCGTTCACTTGAAGCAGCATTATGGGCGTTCCATAAATCCTCAAGTTTTGAGGAAGGCGCGTTGCTAGCTGTTAATCTGGGTGATGATGCGGATACCACGGGTGCGGTGTACGGACAAATCGCAGGTGCTTATTACGGGCTAAGCGGCATTCCGGCACACTGGCTGGACAAGCTGGCCATGCGTGAAACGTTTGATCAATTAACAGATGCCTTGTGGTTGAAGGCGACAGAAAATCGTTGA
- a CDS encoding MFS transporter yields MSTTGHTTEPQASQSGKRGAFPLSLLCLTIGAFAIGMTEFIIMGLLPNVATDLNVSIPQAGQLITGYALGVAVGAPILTVFTHKIPQKKLLVLLMCIFIIGNALSVIAPTYGLLISARILTAFAHGTFLGVGSIMATRLVAPERRAGAVSVVLAGLTIANIIGVPFGTFIGQQLGWRSSFGAITILGIISLMGIIRFIPILPQGAPANLGQQFRNLVRPQVLLILIVGAMGCGSLFTVFTYITPMLVDISGFAEQNVTWILVLFGFGVTLGNMVGGRLADWKLMPSLIVNFGVLAVLLAALTITLDNPYLAVITIFFWGVAAFGIMPGLQIRIMNMTREAPLLATTSSHSAFNLGNAGGAYLGGYAITHTGLISVPLYAAVIAGLGLLGLFISLAMERKQRLPEFPDAVESAPVN; encoded by the coding sequence ATGAGCACCACAGGACACACAACAGAACCACAGGCTTCACAGTCCGGTAAAAGAGGGGCATTTCCATTATCCCTGTTATGCCTGACGATAGGCGCTTTTGCAATTGGTATGACTGAATTTATTATCATGGGCCTGCTGCCTAATGTGGCGACAGATCTGAATGTGAGCATTCCACAGGCAGGACAACTCATTACGGGATATGCACTTGGTGTAGCGGTAGGTGCGCCGATATTGACCGTATTTACACACAAGATTCCGCAGAAAAAACTGCTGGTTCTGCTGATGTGCATTTTCATTATCGGGAACGCATTGTCTGTCATTGCGCCCACCTACGGGTTGTTAATCTCGGCACGGATATTAACAGCATTTGCCCATGGTACGTTCCTCGGTGTAGGTTCAATCATGGCGACGCGACTTGTTGCGCCCGAGAGAAGGGCAGGGGCTGTATCCGTTGTTCTCGCAGGACTTACGATCGCTAACATCATTGGTGTTCCGTTCGGTACATTTATCGGACAACAGCTCGGATGGCGGTCATCTTTCGGGGCGATTACAATTCTGGGCATCATTTCGTTAATGGGTATCATTCGTTTCATTCCCATCCTACCTCAAGGTGCACCTGCTAATCTCGGACAGCAGTTCCGGAACCTGGTGCGTCCACAAGTACTATTGATCCTGATCGTTGGCGCGATGGGCTGTGGCAGTCTCTTCACAGTGTTTACTTACATCACCCCGATGCTTGTGGACATCAGTGGTTTTGCCGAGCAGAATGTGACTTGGATTCTGGTACTGTTCGGCTTCGGCGTTACCTTGGGTAACATGGTTGGTGGTCGTCTGGCGGATTGGAAGCTGATGCCTTCGTTGATTGTCAACTTTGGGGTACTGGCTGTTCTTCTGGCAGCACTTACGATTACGCTGGACAATCCTTATCTCGCGGTGATCACCATATTCTTCTGGGGTGTTGCGGCCTTTGGTATTATGCCAGGGTTGCAGATTCGAATTATGAATATGACCCGTGAAGCGCCGCTGCTGGCGACAACCTCAAGTCACTCCGCGTTTAACCTGGGGAATGCAGGCGGTGCGTATCTGGGCGGGTATGCAATTACCCACACGGGTCTTATATCGGTACCTTTGTATGCAGCAGTTATTGCCGGGTTAGGCTTGCTAGGGTTGTTCATCAGTTTGGCGATGGAGCGCAAACAGCGCTTGCCGGAATTCCCGGATGCTGTGGAGTCAGCGCCGGTGAATTAG
- a CDS encoding mannitol-1-phosphate 5-dehydrogenase, with protein sequence MKAVHFGAGNIGRGFIGHMLSASDYEVCFVARNPKKISMLQERQEYPITLANRDQDTTIVNNVTAINVSEEDRVAEEIASADLITTAVGVSALGDIAEPIAKGIQLRMKNNNQAPLHIIACENAIGGSTRLKKRIYPFLDEPTRKKAERYVSFPNAAVDRIVPAQNHKDPLQVTVEPFYEWVVHRPALLDGFKKIDGVHYVDSLEPYIERKMFTVNTGHCVAAYFGYLEGFKTIRQVMSNSTLRAKVRHVMEETGQMLIQKHGFNAQKHNKYIDTILERFANPNLTDQVTRVGRSPLRKLSPHDRLVRPAMQAIEFGIEIPHLTSAMAAAMLFNDERDEEAMKLQHMIREDGVSAFIRERMGIPDEHPVHQNVIARYQELRGRKESTILT encoded by the coding sequence ATGAAAGCTGTACATTTTGGTGCGGGCAATATAGGCCGCGGTTTTATCGGTCATATGTTGTCCGCTTCCGACTACGAAGTCTGCTTTGTCGCACGTAACCCAAAGAAAATCTCCATGCTGCAAGAGAGACAGGAATATCCGATTACCCTGGCTAATAGGGATCAGGATACAACGATTGTCAACAACGTGACGGCTATCAATGTGAGTGAAGAGGATCGTGTTGCTGAAGAAATCGCTTCAGCCGATCTGATCACAACCGCCGTGGGTGTATCTGCACTCGGAGATATCGCCGAGCCGATCGCCAAAGGCATTCAACTTCGCATGAAAAACAATAATCAGGCTCCACTGCATATTATCGCTTGCGAGAACGCCATCGGTGGCAGCACTCGACTGAAGAAACGCATCTATCCATTCCTGGACGAACCAACCCGTAAAAAAGCCGAACGTTATGTTTCTTTCCCCAATGCAGCTGTGGACCGGATTGTTCCGGCTCAAAACCACAAGGACCCGCTGCAGGTCACTGTTGAACCTTTTTACGAATGGGTCGTTCATCGTCCAGCACTTTTGGATGGTTTTAAGAAAATAGATGGCGTCCACTATGTGGATTCGCTTGAACCTTATATTGAGCGTAAAATGTTTACGGTAAATACAGGTCACTGTGTCGCCGCATACTTCGGCTATCTCGAAGGATTCAAAACAATCCGCCAGGTGATGAGTAATTCCACCCTGCGGGCCAAAGTGCGCCATGTTATGGAAGAGACCGGTCAGATGCTCATCCAGAAGCATGGATTCAACGCTCAGAAGCATAACAAATATATCGACACCATACTGGAACGCTTCGCCAATCCTAACCTGACGGATCAGGTCACCCGGGTCGGACGTTCCCCCCTTCGCAAGCTTTCGCCTCATGATCGGCTTGTTCGCCCAGCGATGCAGGCCATTGAATTCGGAATTGAAATTCCTCATTTAACTTCTGCTATGGCGGCCGCAATGCTGTTCAATGACGAACGCGACGAGGAAGCCATGAAGCTACAACACATGATTCGCGAAGATGGTGTCTCCGCCTTCATCCGTGAACGCATGGGAATTCCCGACGAACATCCCGTTCATCAGAATGTGATCGCGCGCTATCAAGAACTCAGAGGGCGTAAGGAATCGACAATACTAACCTGA
- a CDS encoding sulfurtransferase: MKNIVSMRWLLARMYEPDVVIADCRFLLGQPEAGRQAYEAGHIPGAVYLDLEKDLSSPLSTHGGRHPLPDPAVLASRLSKAGIGSNSRIVAYDDQGGMNASRLWWLLRYIGHEQVYIMDEGFSAWKNAKFPVTTDVPVQIPSSFEVNVQPAMLASVEDVQQASASGSAVLIDSRDARRYAGLEEPIDAKAGHIPGALNYFWKDVLDWDGRWTGTEVLEERFSKLDKDCAIIVYCGSGVSACPNVIALEEAGFSNVKLYSGSWSDWISYEENQVATGTE, from the coding sequence ATGAAAAATATTGTATCCATGCGCTGGCTGCTCGCCAGAATGTATGAACCGGATGTCGTCATTGCCGATTGCCGATTCTTGCTCGGTCAGCCGGAGGCTGGAAGACAAGCCTATGAAGCTGGACATATTCCAGGGGCTGTCTATCTCGATTTGGAAAAAGATCTTTCCTCTCCTTTATCTACACACGGAGGACGTCACCCACTTCCTGATCCAGCTGTGCTCGCAAGTCGTCTCTCCAAAGCTGGCATCGGCTCCAATAGTCGTATTGTTGCTTATGACGATCAAGGCGGGATGAATGCATCTCGGCTATGGTGGCTGCTTCGCTATATCGGTCATGAACAGGTGTATATCATGGACGAAGGTTTCTCCGCTTGGAAAAACGCCAAATTCCCGGTTACCACGGATGTACCGGTTCAGATCCCATCTTCCTTTGAGGTGAATGTACAGCCAGCCATGCTGGCAAGTGTTGAGGATGTTCAGCAGGCTTCGGCAAGCGGCAGTGCCGTGCTAATTGACTCCCGTGATGCTCGCCGCTATGCGGGTCTGGAGGAACCCATTGATGCCAAGGCTGGTCATATTCCTGGGGCGTTGAACTATTTTTGGAAAGATGTGTTGGATTGGGATGGACGTTGGACAGGTACTGAGGTGTTAGAAGAGCGTTTCAGTAAGCTGGACAAGGATTGTGCGATTATCGTGTATTGCGGTTCTGGCGTCTCGGCCTGCCCTAACGTGATTGCGCTGGAAGAAGCGGGATTCTCGAATGTGAAATTGTATTCCGGAAGCTGGAGCGACTGGATTAGTTACGAGGAAAATCAGGTGGCTACAGGCACTGAATAA
- a CDS encoding HAD-IA family hydrolase: MIKALVFDFDGTIIDTETAWYIAFRDAYKEHGVDLTLEMYSQCIGTSLKTFNPYEYLITDLNLPIDREAFRESVQLQHAALMNKEVVRPGIQNYLDEARKAGLKLAVASSSKREWVEQHLEQLKLKDYFEVIRTADDVANVKPDPELYNQALEALGVTADEAVAIEDSPNGARAAAAAGMHCVVISNTITGTLEFDMPHQRLSCLTDLAFNDLISKPLVTTV, from the coding sequence ATGATTAAGGCACTGGTGTTTGATTTCGACGGAACGATTATTGATACAGAGACAGCGTGGTATATTGCTTTTCGTGATGCTTACAAGGAACACGGCGTGGATCTAACCCTGGAGATGTATTCACAATGCATCGGTACCAGTCTGAAAACATTTAATCCGTATGAGTACCTCATCACAGATTTGAATCTTCCGATCGATCGGGAAGCGTTCAGGGAGTCTGTTCAGTTGCAGCACGCTGCATTGATGAACAAAGAGGTGGTCCGTCCGGGTATTCAGAATTACCTTGATGAAGCACGCAAAGCCGGACTAAAACTGGCTGTAGCATCCAGCTCCAAACGGGAGTGGGTTGAACAGCATCTAGAACAACTAAAACTGAAAGATTATTTTGAAGTCATCCGTACCGCAGATGATGTTGCGAATGTGAAGCCTGATCCGGAACTCTACAATCAAGCGCTTGAAGCCCTTGGAGTAACTGCAGACGAAGCCGTAGCGATTGAGGATTCACCTAACGGCGCGCGTGCAGCTGCTGCGGCTGGTATGCACTGCGTAGTCATATCGAATACCATCACAGGAACACTGGAATTCGATATGCCTCACCAACGGCTGTCTTGCCTGACCGACCTTGCATTTAACGATTTGATTTCGAAGCCACTCGTCACTACCGTCTAA